From a region of the Streptomyces sp. B21-083 genome:
- a CDS encoding alpha-mannosidase has product MHDERRRIEERVQRLHDQRIKAAIYAATVPFEVEAWQAPGEPVSFEEAAAASYAPFAMDTLWGPPWGTTWFRMRGRVPAEWAGRRVEAVIDLGFVGDWPGNQAEALVHLTDGTPLKAVNPLNQYVPIANPATGGEEIDYLVEAASNPDILAENFSKITPMGDILTAGDKPIYTFQRADLAILDEEVFHLDLDVQVLRELMLELDDHDPRRHEIAHTLDRALDLLDLDDVAGSAAAVRAALAPALAKPANASAHKISGVGHAHIDSAWLWPIRETKRKTSRTFSNVTSLADEYEDFIFACSQAQQYEWVRDNYPKVWARIQESVKKGQWAPVGGMWVEADGNLPGGEAMARQLIHGKRFFIEHFGVETKGVWLPDSFGYTAAYPQLAKLAGNDWFLTQKISWNQTNKFPHHTFWWEGIDGTRIFTHFPPVDTYNARFSGEEMSRASRNYQEKGVASRSLAPFGWGDGGGGPTREIMERARRLADLEGSATVEIEHPDDFFAKAREEYPDAPVWVGELYLELHRATYTSQARTKQGNRRSEHRLREAELWATTAALHAPGYAYPYEHLDRLWKTVLLHQFHDILPGSSIAWVHREAEAEYARVAEELETITAEAVAALGGGESRAFNTSPYDRAEVVRTSTGVPMYVEVPASGSAPLAVAEPPRPVTIAAGRILDNGLVRVELAEDGTLASVRDLRADREVLADKGNLLRLHTDLPNYWDAWDIDKHYQNRYTDLLETTSVTVTDEDPLLGAIRVERDFGKGSKIVQTITVRAGSPRIDFETEIDWHEAEKILKAAFPVDVRAAHSSAEIQFGHVQRPTHTNTTWESARFEVSGHRWVHIAEPGYGVAVLNDSTYGHDVSRTVREDGGTTTTVRLSLVRAPRIPDPGADQGKHRFTYSLLPGASIADAVAEGYSLNLPLRVADAAGAPEPVVWADGDGVTIEAVKLADDASGDVVVRLYESRGGRAEGALCTGFALAGAKITDLLERPLSEAPTDGDSVPVRLRPFEVQTLRLAVR; this is encoded by the coding sequence ATGCACGACGAACGCCGGCGGATCGAGGAGCGCGTCCAGCGCCTCCACGACCAGCGGATCAAGGCGGCGATCTACGCGGCCACGGTTCCCTTCGAGGTAGAGGCCTGGCAGGCGCCGGGCGAGCCGGTCTCCTTCGAGGAGGCGGCGGCGGCGTCGTACGCGCCCTTCGCCATGGACACCCTCTGGGGGCCGCCCTGGGGCACCACCTGGTTCCGGATGCGCGGCCGGGTGCCCGCCGAGTGGGCCGGCCGGCGTGTAGAGGCGGTCATCGACCTCGGCTTCGTCGGCGACTGGCCCGGCAACCAGGCCGAGGCCCTGGTCCACCTCACCGACGGCACCCCGCTGAAGGCGGTCAACCCGCTCAACCAGTACGTGCCGATCGCCAACCCGGCGACTGGCGGCGAGGAGATCGACTACCTCGTCGAGGCGGCCTCGAACCCGGACATCCTCGCCGAGAACTTCTCCAAGATCACCCCCATGGGTGACATCCTCACCGCCGGCGACAAGCCGATCTACACCTTCCAGCGCGCCGACCTCGCCATCCTCGACGAGGAGGTCTTCCACCTCGACCTCGACGTCCAGGTACTGCGCGAGCTGATGCTGGAGCTGGACGACCACGACCCGCGCCGCCACGAGATCGCGCACACCCTGGACCGCGCCCTCGACCTCCTCGACCTGGACGACGTGGCCGGTTCGGCGGCGGCGGTACGAGCGGCCCTGGCGCCCGCGCTGGCCAAGCCGGCCAACGCCAGCGCCCACAAGATCTCGGGTGTGGGCCACGCGCACATCGACTCGGCGTGGCTGTGGCCGATCCGTGAGACCAAGCGCAAGACGTCCCGCACCTTCTCGAACGTCACCTCGCTGGCCGACGAGTACGAGGACTTCATCTTCGCCTGCTCACAGGCCCAGCAGTACGAGTGGGTGCGCGACAACTACCCCAAGGTGTGGGCCCGCATCCAGGAGTCGGTGAAGAAGGGCCAGTGGGCTCCGGTCGGCGGCATGTGGGTCGAGGCCGACGGCAACCTGCCCGGCGGTGAGGCGATGGCCCGCCAGCTCATCCACGGCAAGCGGTTCTTCATCGAGCACTTCGGCGTCGAGACCAAGGGCGTGTGGCTGCCGGACTCCTTCGGCTACACCGCGGCCTACCCGCAGCTCGCCAAGCTCGCCGGCAACGACTGGTTCCTCACCCAGAAGATCTCCTGGAACCAGACCAACAAGTTCCCCCACCACACCTTCTGGTGGGAGGGCATCGACGGCACCCGTATCTTCACCCACTTCCCGCCGGTCGACACCTACAACGCCCGCTTCAGCGGCGAGGAGATGTCCCGCGCGTCGCGCAACTACCAGGAGAAGGGCGTCGCGTCGCGTTCGCTGGCCCCCTTCGGCTGGGGCGACGGCGGCGGCGGCCCCACCCGCGAGATCATGGAACGGGCGCGCAGGCTGGCCGACCTGGAAGGCTCGGCGACCGTCGAGATCGAGCACCCCGACGACTTCTTCGCCAAGGCCCGCGAGGAGTACCCCGACGCCCCGGTCTGGGTCGGTGAGCTGTACCTGGAGCTGCACCGGGCCACGTACACCTCGCAGGCCCGCACCAAGCAGGGCAACCGGCGCAGCGAACACAGGCTGCGCGAGGCCGAGTTGTGGGCGACGACGGCCGCGCTGCACGCGCCGGGCTACGCCTACCCGTACGAGCACCTGGACCGCCTCTGGAAGACGGTCCTGCTCCACCAGTTCCACGACATCCTGCCCGGCTCGTCCATCGCCTGGGTGCACCGCGAGGCGGAGGCCGAATACGCCCGCGTGGCCGAGGAGTTGGAGACGATCACCGCCGAGGCGGTGGCCGCGCTCGGCGGCGGCGAGTCCCGCGCCTTCAACACCAGCCCGTACGACCGGGCCGAGGTGGTCCGCACCTCGACGGGCGTCCCCATGTACGTGGAGGTCCCGGCGAGCGGCAGCGCCCCGCTGGCCGTCGCGGAGCCCCCGCGGCCGGTGACGATCGCCGCCGGACGGATCCTCGACAACGGGCTCGTACGGGTCGAGCTGGCCGAGGACGGCACGCTGGCCTCGGTCCGCGACCTGAGGGCGGACCGCGAAGTCCTCGCCGACAAGGGCAACCTGCTCCGGCTGCACACCGACCTCCCGAACTACTGGGACGCCTGGGACATCGACAAGCACTACCAGAACCGCTACACGGACCTGCTGGAGACGACCTCCGTCACGGTGACCGACGAGGACCCGCTCCTCGGCGCCATCCGGGTGGAGCGCGACTTCGGCAAGGGCTCGAAGATCGTCCAGACGATCACCGTCCGGGCCGGCAGCCCCCGGATCGACTTCGAGACGGAGATCGACTGGCACGAGGCCGAGAAGATCCTCAAGGCGGCGTTCCCGGTGGACGTCCGTGCGGCGCACTCCAGCGCGGAGATCCAGTTCGGCCACGTCCAGCGGCCCACGCACACCAACACCACGTGGGAGTCGGCCCGCTTCGAGGTCTCCGGCCACCGCTGGGTGCACATCGCCGAGCCCGGCTACGGCGTCGCGGTCCTCAACGACTCGACGTACGGCCACGACGTCTCCCGCACGGTCCGCGAGGACGGCGGTACGACGACCACGGTCCGCCTGTCGCTGGTGCGCGCCCCGCGGATCCCCGACCCCGGGGCCGACCAGGGCAAACACCGCTTCACGTACTCGCTGCTGCCGGGTGCGAGCATCGCGGACGCGGTCGCCGAGGGCTACTCCCTCAACCTGCCGCTGCGGGTCGCGGACGCGGCGGGGGCGCCGGAGCCGGTCGTGTGGGCGGACGGCGACGGTGTGACGATCGAGGCGGTGAAGCTCGCCGACGACGCGTCCGGCGACGTCGTCGTCCGCCTCTACGAGTCGCGCGGCGGCCGGGCGGAGGGTGCGCTGTGCACCGGGTTCGCGCTGGCGGGTGCGAAGATCACGGACCTGCTGGAGCGGCCCCTGTCCGAGGCGCCGACGGACGGTGACTCGGTGCCGGTGCGGCTGCGGCCGTTCGAGGTGCAGACGTTGAGGCTGGCTGTTCGGTAA
- a CDS encoding 6-phospho-beta-glucosidase, which produces MKLTILGGGGFRVPLVYGALLGDHAEGRVTRVVLHDLDAGRLSAVTRVLAEQAAGVADAPEVSATTDLDEALTGADFVFSAIRVGGLEGRANDEKVALDEGVLGQETVGAGGIAYGLRTVPVAEDIARRVARVAPDAWVINFTNPAGLVTEAMSRHLGDRVIGICDSPVGLGRRIARVLGANPGEAWIDYVGLNHLGWVRGLRVNGRDELPRLLADPDLLGSFEEGKLFGTDWLQSLGAIPNEYLHYYYFNREAVRAYSEAEKTRGAFLRDQQAGFYDEMKRPDADALTAWDRTRAEREATYMAEARETAGAGERDADDLSGGYEKVALALMRAIARDERTTLILNVQNRGTLSVLDSEAVIEVPCLVDANGAHPVTVDPLPDHASGLVCSVKAVEREVLAAADSGSRTTAVKAFALHPLVDSVNVARRLVDGYTSVHPGLAYLK; this is translated from the coding sequence TTGAAGCTGACCATTCTGGGAGGCGGCGGATTCCGCGTCCCGCTCGTGTACGGGGCGCTCCTGGGCGACCACGCCGAGGGCCGGGTGACGCGTGTCGTCCTGCACGACCTGGACGCCGGCCGCCTCTCCGCGGTCACCCGGGTCCTGGCCGAGCAGGCGGCGGGGGTGGCCGACGCCCCCGAGGTGAGCGCCACGACCGACCTCGACGAGGCGCTCACCGGCGCCGACTTCGTCTTCTCCGCGATCCGCGTCGGCGGTCTGGAGGGCAGAGCGAACGACGAGAAGGTGGCGCTGGACGAGGGTGTCCTCGGCCAGGAGACGGTCGGGGCGGGCGGTATCGCCTACGGCCTGCGCACGGTCCCGGTGGCCGAGGACATCGCGCGGCGCGTCGCGCGGGTCGCCCCCGACGCCTGGGTCATCAACTTCACCAACCCGGCAGGCCTGGTCACCGAGGCCATGTCCCGCCACCTCGGCGACCGCGTCATCGGCATCTGCGACTCCCCGGTGGGCCTCGGCCGCCGGATCGCCCGGGTTCTCGGCGCGAACCCCGGCGAGGCATGGATCGACTACGTCGGCCTCAACCACCTCGGCTGGGTACGCGGCCTACGGGTGAACGGCCGCGACGAACTCCCGCGACTGCTCGCCGACCCCGACCTCCTCGGCTCCTTCGAGGAGGGCAAGCTCTTCGGCACCGACTGGCTCCAGTCCCTGGGCGCCATCCCGAACGAGTACCTGCACTACTACTACTTCAACCGCGAGGCCGTACGCGCCTACAGCGAGGCCGAGAAGACCCGCGGCGCCTTCCTGCGCGACCAGCAGGCCGGCTTCTACGACGAGATGAAACGTCCGGACGCCGACGCCCTCACCGCCTGGGACCGTACCCGCGCCGAGCGCGAGGCGACCTACATGGCCGAGGCCCGTGAGACGGCGGGCGCGGGCGAACGCGACGCCGACGACCTGTCCGGCGGCTACGAGAAGGTCGCCCTCGCCCTGATGCGGGCCATCGCCCGCGACGAGCGCACCACGCTGATCCTCAATGTCCAGAACCGAGGGACGCTCTCGGTGCTCGACTCCGAGGCCGTCATCGAGGTGCCCTGCCTGGTCGACGCCAACGGCGCCCACCCCGTCACCGTCGACCCGCTGCCCGACCACGCCTCCGGGCTGGTCTGCTCGGTCAAGGCGGTCGAACGCGAGGTGCTCGCCGCCGCCGACTCCGGCTCCCGTACGACGGCGGTCAAGGCGTTCGCCCTGCACCCCCTCGTCGATTCCGTGAACGTGGCCCGCAGACTGGTCGACGGATACACCTCGGTCCACCCCGGCCTGGCGTACCTTAAGTAA
- a CDS encoding DeoR/GlpR family DNA-binding transcription regulator has product MLAERRHQLILRALRSGGPAAVTDLSEQLGVSPATVRRDLVRLEEEGLLTRVHGGAVADEGDQPFAEVAEVRVAEKDAIAAEAASLVEDGQSVLLDIGTTAYRLARQLHGRRLTVITSNLVVFEELVDDEGIELVLLGGMVRREYRSLVGFLTEDNLRQLHADWVFLGTSGVRPGGQVMDTTVVEVPVKRAMIKAADRVVLLADRAKFPGTGMAKVCGPGELDMVVTNAPVDPATQSALQEAGVQIITAGKVRP; this is encoded by the coding sequence GTGCTGGCAGAACGACGACATCAACTCATCCTGCGGGCCCTGCGCTCCGGGGGTCCCGCAGCCGTGACCGATCTCTCCGAACAGCTGGGCGTGAGCCCTGCCACGGTCCGGCGAGATCTGGTCAGACTGGAGGAGGAAGGCCTGCTCACACGTGTACACGGTGGCGCCGTGGCGGACGAGGGTGACCAGCCCTTCGCCGAGGTCGCCGAGGTGCGCGTGGCCGAGAAGGACGCGATAGCCGCCGAGGCCGCCTCTCTCGTCGAGGACGGGCAGTCCGTGCTGCTCGACATCGGCACCACCGCCTACCGGCTCGCCCGGCAGCTGCACGGCCGCCGGCTCACGGTGATCACCAGCAACCTGGTGGTCTTCGAGGAGCTGGTGGACGACGAGGGCATCGAACTGGTGCTCCTGGGTGGCATGGTCCGGCGCGAGTACCGCTCCCTGGTCGGCTTCCTCACCGAGGACAACCTGCGCCAGCTGCACGCCGACTGGGTCTTCCTGGGCACCAGCGGCGTCCGGCCCGGCGGTCAGGTGATGGACACCACGGTGGTCGAGGTGCCGGTCAAGCGCGCCATGATCAAGGCCGCCGACCGGGTCGTGCTGCTCGCCGACCGTGCCAAGTTCCCGGGCACGGGCATGGCGAAGGTCTGTGGCCCGGGGGAACTGGACATGGTGGTGACGAACGCGCCGGTGGACCCGGCGACGCAGTCCGCTCTGCAGGAGGCCGGGGTGCAGATCATCACGGCAGGAAAGGTGCGACCTTGA
- a CDS encoding carbohydrate kinase family protein has translation MDDERPDVLLTGLLFFDLVLTGLGQPPTPGEEIWTSGMGTSPGGIANLAVAAARYGLKTSLATVFGDDAYGAHCRSVLAGQEGVDLSLSRTADDWHTPVTVSLAYDGDRALITHGQPPPYSQETLLGDPPEARTALVHLEAEPHRWLAKASANGTRIYADVGWDPTQVWSSDLLDQLALCHAFLPNETEAMAYTRTDTAVAALGTLSELVPVAVVTRGGDGAIAVDQTSGEYAEVPALAVDVVDSTGAGDVFGASFVAASLGGWPLEERLRFAVLAASLSVRQHGGALAAPGWYHIHRWWHTLDDPELRRTYGFLADRLPADPGPPVRFAPVTP, from the coding sequence GTGGACGACGAACGGCCCGATGTGCTGCTGACCGGGCTGCTCTTCTTCGACCTCGTCCTCACCGGCCTGGGCCAGCCCCCGACGCCCGGCGAGGAGATCTGGACGTCGGGGATGGGCACCAGCCCCGGCGGGATCGCGAACCTCGCCGTGGCCGCCGCCCGGTACGGTCTGAAGACCTCCCTGGCCACCGTCTTCGGGGACGACGCGTACGGCGCCCACTGCCGCAGCGTCCTCGCCGGCCAGGAGGGCGTCGACCTCTCGCTCTCGCGCACCGCGGACGACTGGCACACCCCCGTCACCGTCTCGCTCGCCTACGACGGCGACCGCGCCCTGATCACCCACGGGCAGCCGCCCCCGTACTCCCAGGAGACCCTGCTGGGCGACCCGCCCGAGGCGCGCACCGCCCTGGTGCATCTGGAGGCCGAGCCCCACCGCTGGCTGGCCAAGGCGTCGGCGAACGGCACGCGGATCTACGCGGACGTCGGCTGGGACCCCACCCAGGTGTGGTCCTCCGACCTGCTCGACCAGCTCGCCCTGTGCCACGCCTTCCTCCCCAACGAGACCGAGGCGATGGCGTACACCCGCACGGACACCGCGGTCGCCGCGCTGGGCACACTCAGCGAGCTGGTCCCGGTGGCCGTCGTCACCCGGGGCGGTGACGGCGCGATCGCCGTGGACCAGACGAGCGGCGAGTACGCGGAGGTGCCGGCCCTGGCCGTGGACGTCGTGGACTCCACGGGCGCCGGTGACGTGTTCGGCGCCAGTTTCGTCGCCGCCTCGCTCGGCGGCTGGCCGCTGGAGGAACGGCTGCGGTTCGCCGTACTGGCCGCCTCCCTCTCCGTACGGCAGCACGGCGGGGCGCTCGCCGCACCCGGCTGGTATCACATCCACCGCTGGTGGCACACGCTCGACGACCCCGAGCTGCGGCGGACCTACGGCTTCCTGGCCGACCGGCTGCCGGCCGACCCGGGACCGCCGGTGCGGTTCGCACCCGTCACCCCCTGA
- a CDS encoding ABC transporter substrate-binding protein — protein MQLSRRGLLRAGLAGTAATALGGLATGCAVPTGSTGRDMVLWYWSGGLSDTVVKNAKARYDSSVDLRAIQIGGQYRSKLITTITGQAHVPDIAGLKGEDMAAYLPNADQFVDLRTLGAEKYKSQYLPWKWDQGIADDGTMVGFPIDCGPVAHFYQYDVFQKAGLPYEPADVSEGMDTWEKFFAAGEQLGKRVSGAKLLTDINSVFENVVQQGAKRYVDKDRHFIGDQEHVRRAWALAVEAKQRRIVSDLVSGTPDQLSAIQDGKLPSQLNASWASFDIKNGVPKTKGRWRVAQMPVRPANNGGSFLSVTKACRDPEQAFRIITWILDAANQAQGYVDAGLFPSTPASYGLKQMREPDPFFGGQVTTDVFGPAAQKIVVAYNSPFDIALGTPLKDEIKNVGVLGKDPKKAWSDAMSKCRRIAKHLGVSY, from the coding sequence GTGCAGCTCTCACGAAGAGGCCTGCTGCGCGCGGGGCTGGCCGGCACGGCCGCCACAGCGCTCGGCGGCCTGGCGACCGGCTGCGCCGTTCCGACCGGCTCCACCGGGCGCGACATGGTCCTGTGGTACTGGAGCGGCGGGCTGAGCGACACCGTTGTCAAGAACGCGAAGGCCCGGTACGACAGCTCCGTCGACCTCCGGGCCATCCAGATCGGCGGCCAGTACCGCTCCAAGCTCATCACCACCATCACCGGCCAGGCCCATGTCCCCGACATAGCGGGGCTCAAGGGCGAGGACATGGCCGCCTATCTGCCGAACGCGGACCAGTTCGTCGACCTGCGGACGCTGGGCGCTGAGAAGTACAAGAGCCAGTACCTGCCCTGGAAGTGGGACCAGGGCATCGCCGACGACGGCACGATGGTCGGCTTCCCGATCGACTGCGGGCCGGTCGCGCACTTCTACCAGTACGACGTGTTCCAGAAGGCGGGTCTGCCGTACGAGCCCGCCGACGTGTCCGAGGGGATGGACACCTGGGAGAAGTTCTTCGCCGCGGGCGAGCAGCTCGGCAAGCGGGTGTCGGGAGCGAAGCTGCTCACCGACATCAACTCGGTCTTCGAGAACGTCGTACAGCAGGGCGCGAAGCGGTACGTCGACAAGGACCGCCACTTCATCGGCGACCAGGAACATGTGCGCCGCGCCTGGGCGCTCGCCGTCGAGGCCAAGCAGCGCAGGATCGTCTCGGACCTGGTGAGCGGCACCCCTGACCAGCTGTCGGCCATCCAGGACGGCAAGCTGCCGAGCCAGCTGAACGCCTCCTGGGCCAGCTTCGACATCAAGAACGGCGTGCCGAAGACCAAGGGCAGATGGCGGGTGGCGCAGATGCCCGTGCGGCCCGCCAACAACGGCGGCTCGTTCCTGTCGGTCACCAAGGCCTGCCGGGACCCCGAACAGGCGTTCCGGATCATCACCTGGATCCTCGACGCGGCCAACCAGGCCCAGGGTTACGTCGACGCGGGTCTCTTCCCCTCCACGCCCGCCTCCTACGGTCTGAAACAGATGCGGGAACCCGACCCCTTCTTCGGTGGTCAGGTCACGACCGACGTCTTCGGACCCGCCGCGCAGAAGATCGTGGTCGCCTACAACAGCCCGTTCGACATCGCGCTCGGGACACCCCTCAAGGACGAGATCAAGAACGTCGGCGTCCTCGGCAAGGACCCGAAGAAGGCATGGAGTGACGCCATGAGCAAGTGCCGTCGCATCGCGAAGCACCTGGGGGTGAGCTACTGA
- a CDS encoding carbohydrate ABC transporter permease, whose amino-acid sequence MAVIEQTPSVVTRPAPVGPKKGLRKYWHLYVAISPFYLIFLGFGLFPVGFSLYLSFHRWDGLGSMEWAGLSQYQYLLSDSDFWNSIGNTIIIWALATFPMIILAMVTAVMLNSAVRFKSLYRVAYFLPNVTSVVAIAIVFGSIFSTNAGMVNAVLHVVGIDQVAWLNTPWGIKVTIAALMTWQWTGYNAIIFLAGLQTVPSELYEAARMDGAGPVQTFFRITLPLLRPTLLFVLVVSTVTGLQSFSEPQVLLQTSSNDSTFAGGPGHSGQTMVLYFFQQTFDNNDFGYGAAVAWGIFLVVVLFSIINWRLVQRRGD is encoded by the coding sequence ATGGCTGTCATCGAGCAGACCCCGTCCGTGGTGACCCGGCCCGCCCCGGTCGGGCCCAAGAAAGGCCTGCGCAAGTACTGGCACCTGTACGTGGCCATCTCCCCCTTCTATCTGATCTTCCTCGGCTTCGGACTCTTCCCGGTCGGCTTCTCGCTCTATCTGTCCTTCCACCGCTGGGACGGCCTCGGCTCGATGGAGTGGGCCGGGCTGTCGCAGTACCAGTATTTGCTGAGCGACAGCGACTTCTGGAACTCGATCGGCAACACGATCATCATCTGGGCGCTGGCCACCTTCCCGATGATCATCCTGGCGATGGTCACGGCCGTGATGCTCAACTCGGCGGTCCGGTTCAAGAGCCTGTACCGCGTCGCGTACTTCCTGCCGAACGTCACCTCGGTCGTCGCCATCGCGATCGTCTTCGGCTCGATCTTCTCCACCAACGCCGGCATGGTGAACGCCGTCCTGCATGTGGTGGGGATCGACCAGGTGGCGTGGCTGAACACACCGTGGGGCATCAAGGTCACCATCGCGGCCCTGATGACCTGGCAGTGGACCGGCTACAACGCCATCATCTTCCTCGCCGGGCTCCAGACGGTCCCGAGCGAGCTGTACGAGGCGGCGCGCATGGACGGCGCCGGCCCCGTCCAGACCTTCTTCCGGATCACGCTGCCGCTGCTGCGGCCGACGCTGCTGTTCGTGCTCGTCGTCTCGACGGTCACGGGCCTGCAGAGCTTCTCCGAACCACAGGTCCTGCTGCAGACCTCTTCGAACGACTCGACGTTCGCGGGCGGGCCGGGCCACTCGGGCCAGACGATGGTCCTCTACTTCTTCCAGCAGACCTTCGACAACAACGACTTCGGGTACGGAGCCGCGGTGGCGTGGGGCATCTTCCTCGTCGTCGTCCTCTTCTCGATCATCAACTGGCGCCTCGTGCAGCGCCGGGGCGACTAG